The region GTCTACAATTGCGCGAGCGTCTCAGCAGGTACTTCCATAAGAAGGAGGGTCAGCCAGCATGACCTGCACCGACTTTCTCAGCCAGCTAACCGATTACTTCGACGGTCAGATTAGTGCCGAACTGCTCGAAGAGGTTCGCGCTCATACCGCCGGGTGCAGCCACTGCGAAGTGGTCCTCAATACCACCCGCCAAACTATTGAAATATATCGCGGTAACGAGGTTTACGAGGTTTCTGACGAGTTCCGCGAGCGGCTTCACTCCGCCATTATGCGGAAATGTAGTCAAAAGGCGAGTGCTTAGACCTCGTTTTTCTTGACGCATGACAAGGCTCCGACTATCCTAATATCAATGGCGAACCTTTGCGCATCCCGTTGTTGCATGTGTTGTTGCGACGCCGCGCGCCTTCGCCTTTGCCCCGCTTCGTAGATTGATTGAGTAAATCTCGAACACCTTAGCAAAGTCATAAGCGCCCACGAACCTCGGTGGGCCTTTCTTATTTCTGCTTCACTAAAGGAATCTAATGACCACCCCTTCCGCTCCCGTTATCAAAGAGACCAAAGCCCAGAAGACAGAGCGACTCAAGCTCGCGAAGAATCCCTGGGAGGCCTTTGATGAGATCCGCCAGTTTGCCCGCGACGGCCGCGACTCCGTCCCTGAAGAGTGGGCGCTCTACTTCCGGTGGTGGGGAGTGTACTCGCAGGGCGACGGCCTTGGCCTGGCGGGCGGCAAAAATGGCGAAGGCAAAGCCACAGAGTTCTTCATGCTGCGCATCGGCCTGCCCAACGGCCTGCTCACCAGCCATCAGCTCCGCGTTATCGGCGGCATCACCAAGAAATTCGCTCGCAATCTGGCCGACATTACCACTCGCCAGAACATTCAGCTTCACTGGCTCACCATCGCCGATCTGGTCGAAGTGGTGGATGCGCTTACCGAAATCGGCCTCTCCCCCAAGGGAGCCTGCGGAGACGTCGTCCGCAACGTAACCGGCTGCCCTCTCGCCGGTCTCAGCCACGACGAGCTCATCGACGCGTCGCCTCTCGCCGTCGAAGTGGCCCGGACGCTTACGGCGAACACCGCCTTCTACAACCTGCCGCGCAAGTTCAAGATCTCCATCTCCGGCTGCTCGTTGTGGTGCAGCTATCCCGAGATCAACGACGTTGCTCTCACCGCGACGAAGCATGTTGTCGACGATAAGGAAGAGGTTGGTTACACCTTGCGCGTTGGCGGCGGTCTCTCTACCGAGCCGCACATCGCCGCTCGCATTCCCGCCTTCATCCGTCAGGACCAGGCCCTCGCTGCTGTCATCGCCGCTGCGGAGATCTTCCGCGATGCCGATGTGCTCCGTGAAAACCGCATGAAGGCCCGTTCCAAGTATCTCTTCATGAAGTTTGGCTGGACACCCGAATCCTACCTCGAAGTGCTCGAATCGAAGCTCGGTTACAAGCTGATCCCTTCGCCCGCAGAGGACGAGAACATCGCCGACGATATCTATCGCGACCACATCGGAATCACACAGCAGCGCCAGCCCGGCCTCTCTTCGGTCGGCGCCAGCGTGCTTCGCGGACGGGTCACCGGCGATCAGTTGCAAAAACTAGCGGACCTCGCCGACAAGTACGGCAACGGCCAGCTTCGCGCGACGATCATGCAGAACATCATCATCGTCAACGTGCCGAACGAGGTGACCGCTGCTCTGGTCATCGAACTGAATACCCTCGGTTTTCAGGTGGATGTTTCGTCTTTCTGGCGCGGCGCGATTGCCTGCACAGGCACTGAGTTCTGCAAGCTTGCCATCACAGAGACCAAGGGATTTGCGAAGTGGCTGGTCAGCGAGATGGAAGACCGTCTCCCCGGCTTCGATCAGCAGATCAAGCTGCACGTTACGGGCTGCACCAATAGCTGCGGACAGCACTGGATCGCCGATATCGGCCTTGAGGGCAAGAGAATCAAGAAGGATGGCAAGCTGGTGGATGCCTTCCACTTCTGCGTTGGCGGAGCGGTTGGCAAGTATGCTCGCACCTCTCGGCCTCTCGGCTACCGCGCCGCTGCGGAAGATGTTCCGGATGCCATCGAGCGCTTGCTTCAGGCGTATCTGGCCGATCGGCAACCGGACGAAGATCTCCGCGCCTACTTCGCGCGTCACGACGATGACACTCTCCGCGCATTGCTGAACGGAGAGGCTATCGATGCGGTCGAGCGCGATGCTCCCCCTGTTGGAGCTGGCCGCCTCGCTCCAGGCGAGTAAAAGTCCAGACAGCGGGACGTAGGAACATTTCTCAATGTGTTTCTGCGTCTCCGCTATCATTAAAGGAAGATATTATGTCTCTCTTTCCCATCTTCCTGAAGCTCGCTGCTCGTCCTTGCGTCGTGATCGGGGCGGGAAATCTGGCTGAATCCAAGATCGAATCGCTCCAGGCTGCAAATGCCCGGATTACGGTGATCGCTCCCGAGGCTAGCGAGCGCATTCGGAGCCTTGCCGCCGCGGGCGAGATTGAACTTCTTCAGCGGCCTTATGTTGACGGCGACCTGACGGGCAGCTTTCTCGTTGTGGCTGCGACGAATGTTCCTTCGGTCAATCGCGCGGTCTTTGCCGAGGCGACCGCAAAGGGCGTTCTTTGCAATGCCGTAGATGATCCGCCCTTCTGCGACTTCTACTTCCCATCGGTCGTCCGGCGAGGCGACCTGCAGATTGCTATCTCCACCGCCGGCGCCAGCCCTGCTCTCGCGCAGAAGATACGAAAAGACATTAATGCACAGCTCCCTCTCGATGCAGGGGAGTGGCTCGCCGACCTTGGCAATCTGCGCCGCGAGGTCGTCGCTGCCGAGCCTCTTAATGACGAGCGCAAGTGGCTGCTTCACCAGCTTGCCCAGCGTGAGGTGTGTTCTTTTGACCAATGCCCTTCGCGTCTGTTGGCTCGCGAGCACGCCAAGACCAATACCCCGGAAGGTAACTCTTGAGCGGACATGAAGTGGCAAAGCATCCTGCGGCTTCGTCCTTACCGCAGAACAGGCGATCGGCCAGGGCCGAACGCGGTCACGTGTATCTTGCCGGAGCAGGCCCCGGCGATCCTGATTACCTCACCTTGAGAACGGTTCGGCTGCTCGAGACGGCAGACCTTGTACTTCCTGATGATCTTGTCTCTGAAGAGATCCTTGCGTTGATCCCCGCAGGGACGGAGATTATTCCGGTGGGGAAGCGCTGCGGCCAGCCCCGTATTACCCAGGCCGAGATCCATGTGCTTATGATCGACGGCGCGCGGGCAGGCAAATCGGTCCTGCGCCTCAAGTCAGGCGATCCGCTTATCTTCGGACGCGCCGGAGAAGAGCTTCAGGCGCTTCGCGGTGCGGGCATTCCGTTTGAGATCGTGCCCGGCATTACTACTGCGTTTGCTGTGGCCGCCGGTCTGAAGACGCCGCTGACCGATCGCAGTGCTGCGTCCAAGCTCATTCTGGCTACCGCGCATCATGCGGCGGGCAAGGTGCAGCTTACGCCCAAGTGGAGTGGGGCATTTCCACCGGATGCTACGCTGGTCATCTATATGCCGGGCAGGAACTTTCGCGCGCTCGCCGATGATCTGATCGAGTCAGGCATCGCTGCCGACACCCCTTGCGTTGCTGTCTCCAAGGCTTCAACCGCTGCGGAGCAGGTCCACGCCGCGACCCTTGGGTCGATCGACGATGCCGCGGTGGGGCCGGCTCCGGTGATCCTGCTTATCGGGCAGGCGATTCAGGTCGACTGATTCTAGCTCCTGATCTTTCGGCGTATGACGCCGGCTCCCGCAATAAGACCGGTCAACAGCAGAACAAGGTTCTCCGGCTCGGGAACAGGTGTTATCGGCGGAGAGCTTGGAGGAATGAAGCCGCCAGGGAATCCGGGTGTCGAGGAACCCGGCGGTCCGCCCGAACCTGGAGTATCGGGAGTTACTCCCGTATCGGTATAGGTCGGCGGAACGGTGGATGCGATCAGTTGTTGATCATCGGAATCCGATACCGGCAGAAAATCCAGCGGCCGCTGTGCGGCAAAGTTTGCCGGAGTCTCTTCTTTGATGATCGGCTGATCTGCCTCTCGTTCGGGGAGCACACCGCAGGCCAGGTTGTACCGGCGGAGAATCTCGGCGCGGGTCATTCTGGGACGATGCGGATAGTGGCGGTGCGGCCTGACGACAGGCTTCGGCTTGACGTAACCCGCCAGCTTCATGCGGGCATAACGCTCTGCTCTGAGCTTCGCCAGGCGCAAGCGCTTCACTGCCTGAGAGTGCGCAAGCTGCTGCTTGTAGGCGATGAACCAGCGCTGGCATTCTGTCGACGCGTTAACGCCGGTCGCCGATCCGGTCACCAGAAGCACGATCATCAGAAGTAGCAGTGTTCGTCGCCGCATTGAATCGCTCTTAAGCGAAATGTCGCTCGATACGGTACCTAGCAATTCAAGTGCCAGAGTCAGTAATTCTCCATATATCCGCAATAATGGAGAAATGAGAGGCAATTCTGGTAAGGCGGGTGGAACAATAATTGCCCAAATGGGCTGTGGTGTGTGACAAAGTTTGCATACTTGCTATTCGCTGCACAAGATTACTGTTCCTTTGCAGAGAATCCAGAAGGTTACCCCTTGCCAGTCCTCCGGGATGAAGGAAAGGGATGATGAGCTTGTTGTGTAAGTATTTGTATACAAGAGGCTTATCTTCGAGTTTTATCTTTTTCTCAGCTAAGGTGCGAAAAGAGGGTTTGCCTCTTGTAGAGCTATAGGGTGAGCGTGGAAGGCCCCTGCGGCGTACCTGTTGTGATTCTGCCTTGCAGTTGTAGTGACAACGTGGGAGCGTGTGCAGCTTAGAGTAGATAGGTGGGTGAGAATAAGAACGAATTGATCGTGCGTCGTTGTGCCGGAGCTTCCTTGCCGGTTTTTGTTGGGCTTCTGCTGGTCGGAGCGATGGTTGTTCTGGGGAGCGGCGCAGTGGCGCAAACTGCGACGACATCCAGCCATGCTCACTCTAAAACTGCGTCAACGGCAAAAAAGAGTACCTCTTCGAAAGAGAAAAAAAGCACTACTAAGGGAAAGAAGAGTTCCGCGCGGACGACGGTAAAAACCAGCAAGCGAGGAACCACCACCTCTGCTTCCAGTCGACGGGCAAAAAGCAGACGGACTGCCACACACAAAAGGCACCATCCCGCACCCAAGGCTACGGCGCGGAGCATCAAGCTGACCAGCGCCTTTCATGCCACGGAACAGTTGCGTCCCATGGCGCAGCAGCTAACGGCGACCCGGTCGGTGGCGGCGTACCGGGGTGTTGAGAGCTATGCACACTCCCATCCGGGGGAAGGAGCGGCTGCGGCCTATCTGGCCCTGGGACATGCATACATGCTCGACCATCGGTATGACGATGCGGCGAATGCCTATCGCCAGGCGAACCAGAGCGGCAAGGCCCTGGACGACTACGCCGACTACCTGGGGGCGCAGGCCTCCTTGCAGGCGGGCCACGGTGCCGATGCCTATGCTCTGTTGAACAACTTTGCGGAGCGGCATCCGGGGAGCATCTTCATCCCCGACGCTCCGGTGCTGCTGGCGAATGCCTATCTGCAGCAGCTTGATCCGCAATCCGCTCTGAAGGTGCTGCAACCGCTTGAAAGTACGCCACAGGCATCTCATGTAGATTTTCGCTATGCCTTGGGCCGCGCCTACCAGATGTCGAACGACACAACGCGGGCGGCTGCTATCTTCCGCAGCATCTATCTCAAGCAGCCTTTGAGCTTTGAGGCAGGTCAGGCGCGGACGCAGTTAGTCGCGATGGGAGTGCCGTTGACTGCGGCCGAACGCAAGGCCCACGCCGATCAACTCTTCAATGCCAAGCAGTATTCTGCTGCGAGCGAGGAATACCACGCCATCGCGAGCAACAGTGCCGGGCTGAGCGCGAGCGATCTGGATGTTTTGAAGATCTACTCTGCGGTGTGCGACATGAAGTTAAAGCGCATCAGCCGCAAGCAGGTGGAGGCGCTGCCGGAGACGACGGGAGACAGCGCGGCGTTGAAGCTGTACATGCTGGCGGAGCTTTCGCGCGATGAGGACGACGAGACCGGGCACGACGCGCTGATCGCTCAGATGATTCAGCGTTTTCCCAAGAGCCGCTGGCTGGAGGAGGCGCTTTATTCGGGCGGCAATATGTACCTGTTGAAGCACAATGCGCAGCAGGCGACCTATCACTACTCGATGCTGGTGAAGATGTTCCCGCAGAGCACCTATGCGCCATCGGCGCACTGGCGAGCGGCGTGGATGAACTACCGCCTGCGCAACTACTCCGAAGCGGCTCGGTTGATGGACGAGCAGATTCAGATGTATCCGGCGGGCGTGGAAGTTTCCAGCGCCCTGTACTGGCGGGCGCGCATCTACGAGGACGAAGAGCATAACTTTGGCCAGGCGGTGAACTACTACCGCACGCTGTCGACGACGTACACGAACTTCTACTATGCGAATCTGGCCCGGCAGCGGCTGAAGGTGCTGGGAGACCAGCCCGCTGTGGCCCCTTCTCCGGTGTTGAGCGCGGTTCCGCCATTGGATGTGCCGGAGTTGACGGGTGAGCTGCCGGAGAATGACATCCACCTTATTAAAGCGCGGCTGCTGGCAAATGCGGCGCTGAACGAGTACATCGGGCCGGAGATTCAGGCGAGCGAGACATCGAGCGAATGGGGCGCGCTGGCTGAGGCCGAGATCTATGCCTCATACGGGGAGTACACGCGGTCG is a window of Edaphobacter dinghuensis DNA encoding:
- the cobA gene encoding uroporphyrinogen-III C-methyltransferase codes for the protein MSGHEVAKHPAASSLPQNRRSARAERGHVYLAGAGPGDPDYLTLRTVRLLETADLVLPDDLVSEEILALIPAGTEIIPVGKRCGQPRITQAEIHVLMIDGARAGKSVLRLKSGDPLIFGRAGEELQALRGAGIPFEIVPGITTAFAVAAGLKTPLTDRSAASKLILATAHHAAGKVQLTPKWSGAFPPDATLVIYMPGRNFRALADDLIESGIAADTPCVAVSKASTAAEQVHAATLGSIDDAAVGPAPVILLIGQAIQVD
- a CDS encoding lytic transglycosylase domain-containing protein codes for the protein MPVFVGLLLVGAMVVLGSGAVAQTATTSSHAHSKTASTAKKSTSSKEKKSTTKGKKSSARTTVKTSKRGTTTSASSRRAKSRRTATHKRHHPAPKATARSIKLTSAFHATEQLRPMAQQLTATRSVAAYRGVESYAHSHPGEGAAAAYLALGHAYMLDHRYDDAANAYRQANQSGKALDDYADYLGAQASLQAGHGADAYALLNNFAERHPGSIFIPDAPVLLANAYLQQLDPQSALKVLQPLESTPQASHVDFRYALGRAYQMSNDTTRAAAIFRSIYLKQPLSFEAGQARTQLVAMGVPLTAAERKAHADQLFNAKQYSAASEEYHAIASNSAGLSASDLDVLKIYSAVCDMKLKRISRKQVEALPETTGDSAALKLYMLAELSRDEDDETGHDALIAQMIQRFPKSRWLEEALYSGGNMYLLKHNAQQATYHYSMLVKMFPQSTYAPSAHWRAAWMNYRLRNYSEAARLMDEQIQMYPAGVEVSSALYWRARIYEDEEHNFGQAVNYYRTLSTTYTNFYYANLARQRLKVLGDQPAVAPSPVLSAVPPLDVPELTGELPENDIHLIKARLLANAALNEYIGPEIQASETSSEWGALAEAEIYASYGEYTRSVQSMKHSGISFYSLPVDQVPTLYWHLLFPQPYWPDVVAESKKNGLDPYFVASLIRQESEFNAGAVSRANAYGLMQLLPSVGKSLARKQKIRHFTTSDLLNAKVNLELGTMNLRQVLDRFGGQKEYALAAYNAGDSPVRRWMSSNDYKDIPEFVESIPYSETREYVQAILRNREMYRILYPGN
- a CDS encoding nitrite/sulfite reductase: MTTPSAPVIKETKAQKTERLKLAKNPWEAFDEIRQFARDGRDSVPEEWALYFRWWGVYSQGDGLGLAGGKNGEGKATEFFMLRIGLPNGLLTSHQLRVIGGITKKFARNLADITTRQNIQLHWLTIADLVEVVDALTEIGLSPKGACGDVVRNVTGCPLAGLSHDELIDASPLAVEVARTLTANTAFYNLPRKFKISISGCSLWCSYPEINDVALTATKHVVDDKEEVGYTLRVGGGLSTEPHIAARIPAFIRQDQALAAVIAAAEIFRDADVLRENRMKARSKYLFMKFGWTPESYLEVLESKLGYKLIPSPAEDENIADDIYRDHIGITQQRQPGLSSVGASVLRGRVTGDQLQKLADLADKYGNGQLRATIMQNIIIVNVPNEVTAALVIELNTLGFQVDVSSFWRGAIACTGTEFCKLAITETKGFAKWLVSEMEDRLPGFDQQIKLHVTGCTNSCGQHWIADIGLEGKRIKKDGKLVDAFHFCVGGAVGKYARTSRPLGYRAAAEDVPDAIERLLQAYLADRQPDEDLRAYFARHDDDTLRALLNGEAIDAVERDAPPVGAGRLAPGE
- a CDS encoding PEP-CTERM sorting domain-containing protein (PEP-CTERM proteins occur, often in large numbers, in the proteomes of bacteria that also encode an exosortase, a predicted intramembrane cysteine proteinase. The presence of a PEP-CTERM domain at a protein's C-terminus predicts cleavage within the sorting domain, followed by covalent anchoring to some some component of the (usually Gram-negative) cell surface. Many PEP-CTERM proteins exhibit an unusual sequence composition that includes large numbers of potential glycosylation sites. Expression of one such protein has been shown restore the ability of a bacterium to form floc, a type of biofilm.) is translated as MRRRTLLLLMIVLLVTGSATGVNASTECQRWFIAYKQQLAHSQAVKRLRLAKLRAERYARMKLAGYVKPKPVVRPHRHYPHRPRMTRAEILRRYNLACGVLPEREADQPIIKEETPANFAAQRPLDFLPVSDSDDQQLIASTVPPTYTDTGVTPDTPGSGGPPGSSTPGFPGGFIPPSSPPITPVPEPENLVLLLTGLIAGAGVIRRKIRS
- a CDS encoding anti-sigma factor family protein; protein product: MTCTDFLSQLTDYFDGQISAELLEEVRAHTAGCSHCEVVLNTTRQTIEIYRGNEVYEVSDEFRERLHSAIMRKCSQKASA
- a CDS encoding precorrin-2 dehydrogenase/sirohydrochlorin ferrochelatase family protein, which codes for MSLFPIFLKLAARPCVVIGAGNLAESKIESLQAANARITVIAPEASERIRSLAAAGEIELLQRPYVDGDLTGSFLVVAATNVPSVNRAVFAEATAKGVLCNAVDDPPFCDFYFPSVVRRGDLQIAISTAGASPALAQKIRKDINAQLPLDAGEWLADLGNLRREVVAAEPLNDERKWLLHQLAQREVCSFDQCPSRLLAREHAKTNTPEGNS